From Pseudothermotoga thermarum DSM 5069, a single genomic window includes:
- a CDS encoding carbon-nitrogen hydrolase family protein translates to MKLENLILKFLTSKRFVKKAIEKLIEPSKGFENKFLKVAIVQMEYTLLPSVNAYVAFLNRFLSRMQNFSPDVIVFPGLIDTLLFGIFPLPLFPGNISSKIKRYSNITSKVTELIMLEISRKWNCTLVFGTSKGLFLHHRGEQANKILKTDRFSIAVVPKRLFLNSFKLSELVNNGVRLIVSVGVGTPEYNEQLEKKFVWVHSQMVGFYGLWSVMTGKLGNMTLKGKSCLTAPIPITNSLDGFVVKSDTTVGDIVLLAEVDQQKLEDFLVTYRFKKV, encoded by the coding sequence ATGAAACTTGAAAACCTCATCTTGAAGTTCTTAACTTCAAAACGTTTTGTGAAAAAGGCTATAGAAAAATTGATCGAACCATCCAAGGGTTTTGAAAACAAGTTTTTGAAGGTAGCCATAGTTCAAATGGAATACACGTTGTTGCCTTCCGTAAATGCATACGTAGCCTTTTTGAACCGCTTTTTAAGTCGTATGCAGAATTTTTCCCCTGACGTAATCGTGTTTCCCGGGTTGATTGACACTTTGCTTTTTGGAATATTTCCTCTTCCTCTGTTTCCAGGAAACATTTCATCAAAAATTAAAAGGTATTCGAACATAACGTCAAAAGTGACGGAATTGATCATGCTGGAAATATCTCGAAAATGGAACTGCACTTTGGTTTTTGGAACATCCAAAGGTTTGTTTCTTCACCACCGCGGCGAGCAAGCAAACAAAATCTTGAAAACGGATCGTTTTTCCATAGCAGTTGTACCAAAGCGACTATTTTTAAATAGCTTTAAATTATCAGAACTTGTGAACAATGGGGTAAGGCTGATAGTTTCCGTTGGGGTAGGTACACCTGAATACAACGAGCAACTTGAGAAAAAATTTGTCTGGGTTCATTCGCAAATGGTTGGTTTTTATGGCTTGTGGAGCGTTATGACTGGTAAATTAGGTAACATGACACTCAAAGGGAAAAGCTGTTTAACGGCTCCTATTCCTATCACAAACTCTCTAGATGGTTTTGTTGTCAAAAGTGATACAACTGTCGGAGATATTGTTCTTCTTGCCGAAGTTGATCAACAAAAGTTGGAAGATTTCCTTGTCACTTACAGGTTCAAAAAGGTATGA
- a CDS encoding CocE/NonD family hydrolase: MIYYDKNKPFNEIIEKFEEYDLISFDTVYEPDIPESKRVYVYNFKPLNPWFNLIFIHGIRNGNIPYLMWFAKYFKNFGIQTYYLILPYHAQRAKPNWLGGEPFFSTSPAFCCERFHQAVKDVRRTIDYIETKSALPVAIMGFSFGGMIATMALALDKRIKAGILAFTGGDWYWINWFSPYTKSLRNDYKRQGNEIGCRNAKTCFENRKNAMQNVDKLTHIEEIFSLTPQCFHYDPISYAKFVEQPVLFFEALFDRIIVHKASEQLFKKLQKAKKIFVPSGHKSTYLFRKIIAKKVVDFLSEMR, from the coding sequence ATGATTTATTACGATAAAAACAAACCTTTCAACGAAATTATCGAAAAATTTGAAGAGTACGATTTAATATCCTTCGACACCGTGTACGAGCCGGACATTCCGGAATCTAAACGCGTTTATGTTTACAATTTCAAACCTCTAAATCCTTGGTTCAATTTGATCTTCATACACGGAATAAGAAATGGAAATATTCCTTATCTGATGTGGTTTGCAAAATATTTCAAAAATTTTGGAATACAGACATACTATTTGATACTTCCATATCATGCTCAACGCGCCAAACCAAATTGGTTAGGTGGTGAACCTTTCTTTTCAACTTCCCCTGCTTTTTGTTGCGAAAGATTTCATCAAGCTGTTAAGGATGTACGAAGGACCATAGATTACATTGAAACCAAATCCGCTTTACCAGTTGCAATAATGGGCTTTAGCTTTGGCGGTATGATAGCTACCATGGCTTTGGCACTCGATAAAAGGATTAAGGCTGGGATACTTGCCTTCACCGGTGGAGATTGGTATTGGATCAACTGGTTTTCACCGTACACCAAATCTTTGAGGAATGACTACAAAAGACAAGGCAACGAAATAGGTTGTAGGAACGCAAAAACTTGTTTTGAAAACAGGAAGAATGCAATGCAAAACGTTGATAAATTAACTCATATCGAAGAGATATTTTCCTTAACTCCACAATGTTTTCACTACGATCCCATAAGCTATGCAAAATTTGTGGAGCAACCAGTTCTTTTCTTTGAAGCACTTTTCGATAGGATAATTGTTCATAAAGCTTCTGAACAACTTTTCAAAAAACTTCAAAAAGCCAAAAAGATTTTTGTTCCATCCGGGCATAAATCAACATATCTGTTCAGAAAGATCATAGCTAAAAAAGTTGTGGATTTTCTTTCAGAAATGAGATGA